The proteins below come from a single Carassius auratus strain Wakin unplaced genomic scaffold, ASM336829v1 scaf_tig00217086, whole genome shotgun sequence genomic window:
- the LOC113099921 gene encoding fascin-2-like gives MPSNGSKALKLQFGLINYENRYLTAEAFGFKVNASAPSLKKKQIWTLEQDEQDGQVVYLRSHLGRYLASDKDGKVSCEAEAKENDCRFLIVAQSDGRWALQSEQYLRFFGGSEDYLSCFAQTIGEAELWAMHLALHPQANLLSVARKRYAHLASPEGEIAVNGNIPWGVDALLTLVYMDGKYCLKTSDSRFLSNDGKLSSENGRGTGYTLELKSGKLAFKDCEGKYLTPMGPTGTLRSGRCSKPGKDELFDLEESHPQVVFQASNNRFVSIRQGVSVSANQDDETDMETFQMEIDKDTRKCKFRTNEGNYWTLVAHGGIQSTATEVGANTMFDIVWLGRRVALRASNGKYVCTKKNGQLAAVSDSVGEFIQKCIIRQYVTLVFPPGEDERLILKLINRPILILRGENGYVCHHKNSNTLDANRSVYDIFALQFNDGAYHIKGAGGKYWYVSTSGLVCTDGDTPEDFCFEFLEHGRIAIRGKNSKYLRGDQGGNLKGDGENAESSSLWEY, from the exons ATGCCCTCCAATGGCAGTAAAGCCCTCAAGCTACAATTCGGACTTATTAATTATGAGAATCGCTATCTAACAGCAGAGGCCTTTGGCTTCAAGGTGAACGCTTCAGCTCCAAGTCTAAAAAAGAAGCAGATCTGGACTCTGGAGCAGGATGAGCAGGACGGTCAGGTGGTTTACCTGCGCAGTCACCTGGGCCGCTACCTGGCTTCCGACAAAGATGGCAAGGTAAGCTGTGAAGCTGAAGCCAAAGAGAATGACTGCCGCTTTCTGATTGTAGCACAGTCGGACGGGCGCTGGGCCCTGCAGTCCGAGCAATATCTGCGCTTCTTCGGAGGTTCAGAGGACTACTTATCCTGCTTTGCTCAGACCATTGGTGAGGCAGAACTATGGGCCATGCACCTGGCTCTGCACCCACAAGCAAATCTGCTTAGTGTGGCCCGCAAACGCTACGCCCACCTAGCATCTCCAGAAGGAGAGATTGCTGTGAACGGCAACATCCCCTGGGGTGTGGATGCTCTTCTAACTCTTGTGTACATGGATGGCAAATATTGTCTTAAGACCAGTGACAGCCGCTTTCTGAGCAATGATGGGAAATTGTCCTCTGAAAATGGTCGTGGGACAGGCTACACTTTGGAACTGAAATCAGGCAAGTTGGCCTTCAAGGACTGTGAGGGGAAATACTTGACCCCCATGGGGCCCACTGGAACGCTGCGCTCTGGACGCTGTTCCAAACCTGGCAAAGATGAGCTGTTTGATCTTGAGGAAAGCCATCCACAAGTGGTGTTTCAGGCCTCCAACAACAGATTTGTTTCTATCAGACAAG GAGTGAGTGTCTCAGCCAATCAGGACGATGAGACAGACATGGAGACTTTTCAAATGGAAATTGATAAAGACACAAGAAAGTGCAAATTCAGAACTAACGAAGGGAATTACTGGACGCTTGTCGCTCATGGAGGCATCCAGTCAACAGCCACAGAAGT CGGTGCCAACACCATGTTTGACATAGTGTGGCTCGGTCGACGGGTGGCACTGCGAGCCAGCAATGGAAAATATGTATGCACTAAGAAAAATGGCCAGCTTGCTGCAGTCAGTGACTCTGTGGGTGAGTTCATTC aaaaatgtataataagaCAATATGTCACCCTGGTTTTTCCTCCAGGTGAGGATGAGCGGCTGATTCTGAAGCTGATCAATAGGCCCATTCTGATCCTGAGGGGAGAGAATGGATATGTTTGCCACCACAAGAACTCTAATACACTGGATGCCAATCGTTCAGTCTATGATATATTTGCACTGCAGTTCAACGATGGTGCATACCACATTAAAG GTGCTGGTGGAAAATATTGGTATGTTTCCACCAGTGGCTTGGTGTGCACTGATGGAGACACACCTGAAGATTTCTGCTTTGAGTTCTTAGAGCATGGACGGATAGCTATAAGGGGCAAAAACAGCAAATATCTGCGTGGAGACCAAGGAGGCAATCTAAAAGGAGATGGAGAGAATGCAGAAAGCTCTTCCCTCTGGGAATACTGA